Proteins encoded by one window of Candidatus Mesenet endosymbiont of Phosphuga atrata:
- the hscB gene encoding Fe-S protein assembly co-chaperone HscB: protein MSDYFALFNIQPKFDVDLDLLEKKYIELSKTFHPDNCILDHEKSVAVKDTININKAYQTLKSPLKRAEYLLSLLNVAKNCKVDPEILEESMQIRESIFSGDDKQILTKTIEDKTKECIRNLKNFFANKDLNKAAEQLHRLKYLNKSYEEVKWN from the coding sequence ATGTCTGATTATTTTGCTCTATTTAACATACAACCTAAGTTTGATGTAGATTTAGATTTGTTAGAAAAAAAGTATATTGAACTCAGTAAAACTTTTCACCCTGATAATTGTATCTTAGATCATGAAAAATCTGTAGCTGTGAAAGATACTATCAACATCAATAAAGCTTATCAAACATTAAAATCGCCTTTAAAGAGAGCTGAATATTTGCTTTCCTTACTTAACGTTGCAAAAAATTGCAAAGTAGATCCTGAGATTCTTGAAGAATCGATGCAAATTAGGGAATCTATATTTAGTGGTGATGATAAGCAGATTTTAACTAAAACTATTGAAGATAAGACAAAAGAATGTATTAGGAATTTAAAGAATTTCTTTGCCAATAAGGATTTAAATAAAGCAGCAGAACAATTGCATAGGCTTAAATATTTAAATAAATCATACGAAGAGGTAAAGTGGAATTAA
- a CDS encoding iron-sulfur cluster assembly accessory protein, translating into MSFANRKNPITITDKALDRIKYLLDGKGQEVIGIRIIIKQKGCFGLKYNIEYAYEIRPFESTIEVMHSGEKVKILIDPKAIMFILGSEMDFVEDKFSSGFVFKNPNEKGRCGCGESFYV; encoded by the coding sequence ATGAGTTTTGCAAACAGAAAAAATCCTATCACTATAACTGATAAAGCGCTCGATAGGATAAAATATTTATTAGATGGTAAAGGGCAGGAAGTGATTGGCATTAGAATAATTATCAAGCAAAAGGGGTGTTTTGGTTTGAAATATAATATTGAATATGCTTATGAAATTCGCCCTTTTGAATCAACTATTGAGGTTATGCATAGTGGTGAAAAGGTCAAGATTCTCATAGATCCAAAGGCCATCATGTTTATATTAGGATCAGAGATGGATTTTGTAGAAGATAAGTTTTCATCAGGCTTTGTCTTTAAAAACCCAAATGAGAAAGGTAGGTGTGGTTGCGGAGAAAGTTTTTATGTCTGA
- the iscU gene encoding Fe-S cluster assembly scaffold IscU gives MSYNKRVLDHYENPRNVGSLDKDDPNVGTGLVGAPSCGDVMKLQIKVGKDGVIEDAKFKTFGCGSAIASSSLLTELIKGKTVKEATEVKNTDIVQELSLPPVKIHCSVLAEDAIQAAIKDYQNKQEQTEDTNASA, from the coding sequence ATGAGTTATAATAAGCGTGTTTTAGATCATTATGAAAATCCAAGAAATGTTGGGTCTTTAGATAAAGATGATCCAAATGTTGGTACGGGGTTAGTTGGAGCACCATCATGTGGTGATGTTATGAAATTACAAATAAAAGTAGGTAAAGATGGTGTGATTGAAGACGCTAAATTTAAAACTTTTGGTTGTGGTTCTGCTATTGCTTCAAGCTCTTTGCTTACAGAACTGATAAAAGGTAAAACTGTCAAAGAAGCCACTGAAGTCAAAAACACTGATATTGTGCAAGAATTATCTTTGCCTCCAGTTAAAATACACTGTTCAGTGTTGGCGGAAGATGCTATTCAAGCTGCCATTAAAGACTATCAGAACAAACAAGAGCAGACAGAAGATACCAATGCTTCAGCATAA
- a CDS encoding IscS subfamily cysteine desulfurase: MKQNDKLVNIYLDYQATTKLDPRVLEAMIPYFNQFSNPHSRSHAFGWNAEEAVEVARKQIADLINAQDKEVIFTSGATESNNMAVKGVARFYKNKGNHIITVCTEHKCVLDSCRHLEDEGFAVTYLPVQTNGIINLSELEKAITDKTILVSVMMANNEIGVIQPIKEIGEICREHNVFFHTDAAQAFGKIPIDVHDMNIDLMSISSHKVYGPMGIGALYVRRKDPRVRLTPLISGGGQERGMRSGTVPTPLAVGFGEAARIAKEEMKEEEERIKNLRDILYNRVTNGLDKVAKKSQYVVLNGDYEKRIPGNLNISFPCVEGESIIMAIKELAVSSGSACTSESLEPSYVIRALNNGHDLEHSSIRFGIGRFTTEEEIRYAADLVVEKIGKLLDMSPLWEMVQEGVDLKSVQWDAH, from the coding sequence ATGAAACAGAATGATAAGTTAGTAAACATATACCTTGATTATCAAGCTACAACTAAGTTAGATCCTCGTGTACTTGAAGCAATGATACCTTATTTTAACCAGTTTAGTAATCCTCATTCTCGCAGTCACGCTTTCGGCTGGAATGCGGAAGAAGCTGTAGAGGTAGCTCGCAAACAAATTGCTGATCTTATTAATGCTCAAGATAAAGAGGTAATATTTACCTCTGGTGCAACTGAATCCAATAATATGGCAGTTAAAGGGGTTGCAAGGTTCTACAAAAATAAAGGTAATCACATAATAACTGTCTGTACGGAACACAAATGCGTGTTAGATTCTTGTCGACATTTAGAAGATGAAGGTTTTGCAGTTACATACTTACCTGTACAAACAAACGGGATAATAAATTTATCTGAATTAGAAAAAGCAATTACTGATAAAACTATCTTAGTTTCAGTGATGATGGCAAATAATGAGATAGGTGTAATCCAACCTATAAAAGAAATAGGTGAGATTTGTCGTGAGCATAATGTGTTCTTTCACACTGATGCAGCTCAGGCTTTCGGTAAGATACCAATAGATGTACATGATATGAATATTGATCTGATGAGTATTTCTAGTCATAAGGTTTACGGTCCTATGGGGATTGGTGCTTTATATGTACGCAGGAAAGACCCGCGTGTAAGGCTTACTCCACTAATTAGTGGTGGTGGACAAGAAAGAGGAATGCGCTCAGGCACGGTACCAACACCACTTGCTGTTGGTTTTGGTGAAGCAGCTCGTATTGCTAAGGAAGAAATGAAGGAAGAAGAGGAAAGGATAAAAAATCTTAGGGATATTCTATATAATAGAGTAACTAATGGATTGGATAAGGTAGCTAAAAAATCACAATACGTAGTACTCAATGGAGATTATGAAAAACGCATTCCTGGAAACTTAAACATAAGCTTTCCTTGTGTTGAAGGTGAGTCAATCATTATGGCAATAAAGGAGCTGGCAGTCAGTTCTGGATCTGCGTGCACTTCTGAATCTCTTGAGCCTTCTTATGTTATAAGAGCGTTAAACAATGGCCACGATCTAGAGCATTCTTCAATTAGATTTGGCATAGGAAGGTTCACAACAGAGGAAGAGATAAGATATGCTGCAGATTTAGTAGTAGAGAAAATAGGCAAGCTACTTGATATGAGCCCTTTATGGGAGATGGTGCAAGAAGGTGTGGATTTGAAATCTGTACAGTGGGATGCACATTAA
- a CDS encoding cysteine desulfurase family protein has translation MSSRSSFDSNEHTYADYNSTAPISNSVKENTSYILSYETLNPSSVHQAGQKVRKILQDARDDIRSFISATDNKEIVFTSSATEANNLVMKGMKEYIQVISAVEHPSIMRSADNPYIIPVDYDGIVNLLELEKTLYKLEGKKVLVSVMMANNETGVIQPIKKIAQISHKFGAICHTDAAQACGKIDVNMEDLGVDLLTLSAHKMGGLAGAGALVFDKKLQIKPIITGGGQEKGLRAGTENVVAIASFSSAIKQITELLGKANKIEELRDRLESEILKIADNAIIFGKDSDRLPNTSCICMPGVKSDVQLMTFDMNNIAVSSGAACSSGRIEPSYVLLAMGATKEQAECSIRISIGWYTTDDDIEKIVNCWYNIYKNNTRLV, from the coding sequence ATAAGCAGCAGATCATCATTTGATTCTAATGAACACACGTATGCTGACTATAACTCAACAGCTCCAATTAGTAACTCTGTTAAAGAAAATACATCTTATATATTATCATACGAAACATTAAATCCTTCTTCAGTACATCAAGCTGGGCAAAAAGTGCGCAAAATTCTACAAGATGCAAGAGATGATATCCGTAGCTTTATCTCTGCTACTGATAATAAGGAAATAGTCTTTACTTCTTCTGCAACTGAAGCAAATAATTTAGTTATGAAGGGAATGAAGGAATACATTCAAGTTATTTCTGCAGTAGAACACCCATCAATTATGAGATCTGCAGATAACCCTTATATTATACCTGTTGATTATGATGGCATTGTCAATCTTTTAGAATTAGAAAAGACGTTATACAAACTGGAAGGGAAGAAGGTACTAGTTTCAGTTATGATGGCAAATAATGAGACAGGAGTAATTCAACCAATTAAAAAAATAGCACAAATTTCTCATAAATTTGGTGCAATTTGCCACACAGATGCTGCGCAAGCATGTGGAAAGATTGATGTAAATATGGAAGATTTAGGAGTAGATTTGCTAACTTTATCAGCTCATAAGATGGGTGGGCTTGCTGGTGCTGGTGCTTTAGTCTTTGATAAAAAGCTACAAATAAAGCCAATTATTACCGGTGGTGGGCAAGAAAAAGGACTTAGAGCTGGTACTGAAAATGTTGTTGCAATTGCCAGTTTTTCTTCTGCAATTAAGCAGATTACAGAGCTTTTAGGCAAGGCAAATAAAATTGAAGAATTACGTGATCGACTTGAATCCGAAATATTAAAAATCGCAGACAATGCAATTATTTTTGGCAAGGATAGTGATAGATTGCCCAATACTAGCTGTATTTGCATGCCTGGTGTTAAAAGTGATGTGCAACTTATGACTTTTGATATGAATAACATTGCAGTAAGTAGTGGAGCTGCATGTTCTTCAGGTAGAATTGAGCCTTCTTATGTTTTACTCGCAATGGGTGCAACAAAAGAGCAAGCAGAGTGTTCAATTAGAATAAGTATAGGATGGTATACAACAGACGATGATATAGAAAAAATAGTTAATTGTTGGTATAATATTTATAAAAATAATACTAGATTAGTTTAA
- a CDS encoding alpha/beta hydrolase, protein MVEVFFNSSAPIGDSSTRRIEGIYHQSKDVNAPLALVLPSHPRYGGNMNNKVVCSLFDTFANNGLSVLKINFRDIGKQASMFNRGIDELSDAASAMDWLQDNNVSTVPFWVAGFSFGAWVAMQLMMRRPEVERFISIAPSANQYDFSFLFPCPVPGLIIQGDRDNISEEVMVSQLAEKLISSMNSEYMQYHVIDGADHFFHDNIGEINKIIDDYVKAWLDNVSTVNKNNFVKRARRKTRQPA, encoded by the coding sequence ATGGTTGAAGTTTTTTTTAATAGCTCAGCTCCAATTGGTGATAGTTCAACTAGAAGAATAGAAGGAATATATCATCAAAGTAAGGATGTTAATGCTCCTTTAGCTCTAGTTCTACCGTCTCATCCTCGATATGGTGGAAATATGAATAATAAGGTAGTTTGTAGTCTTTTTGATACTTTTGCTAATAATGGTCTCTCTGTACTCAAGATTAATTTTAGAGATATAGGAAAGCAGGCAAGCATGTTCAATAGAGGTATAGATGAGCTGAGTGATGCAGCGTCAGCAATGGATTGGTTGCAAGATAATAATGTCAGTACAGTACCTTTTTGGGTTGCTGGTTTTTCATTTGGTGCATGGGTTGCTATGCAACTTATGATGCGTCGTCCAGAAGTAGAGAGATTTATCAGTATTGCACCCTCTGCTAATCAATATGATTTTTCATTTCTTTTTCCTTGCCCTGTTCCTGGATTGATAATACAAGGAGATCGAGATAATATTTCTGAAGAAGTAATGGTATCGCAGTTAGCAGAAAAATTAATCAGTTCAATGAATAGCGAATACATGCAATATCACGTTATAGATGGTGCAGATCACTTTTTTCACGATAATATAGGAGAAATTAATAAGATTATTGATGATTATGTTAAAGCATGGTTAGATAATGTTTCAACAGTAAATAAAAATAATTTTGTAAAAAGAGCAAGGAGAAAAACTCGTCAACCTGCATAA
- the truA gene encoding tRNA pseudouridine(38-40) synthase TruA produces MRYKIIVEYDGSNFSGWQRQKHSSNSIQQILEGAIKNFSNEEVTVHCGGRTDAGVHALGQVVHFDLKKEHKLYVVRNAINYHLRPLPICVLSAETTDDEFHARFFAKKRHYLYRIVNRYSPLTIDHNRAWQVCQKLDVNKMNKAAEYLIGKHDFSSFRAKDCQAKNPIKTIDNIEILQDNYNINIAISARSFLHNQVRIIAGTLVECGRNRLLPEEILSILKQCKRSAAGTTAPPYGLYLMRIDY; encoded by the coding sequence GTGCGTTATAAGATAATAGTAGAGTACGATGGTAGTAATTTTAGTGGCTGGCAACGTCAAAAACATTCTTCAAATTCCATACAACAAATACTTGAAGGTGCTATAAAAAACTTTTCAAATGAAGAAGTAACAGTTCATTGTGGTGGTAGAACTGACGCTGGTGTACATGCTTTAGGTCAAGTAGTGCACTTTGATTTAAAAAAAGAACATAAATTGTATGTAGTGAGAAATGCAATTAATTATCACTTAAGACCATTACCTATTTGTGTATTAAGTGCAGAAACTACAGATGATGAATTTCATGCACGCTTCTTTGCGAAAAAAAGGCATTATTTATACAGAATAGTCAATCGCTACTCTCCATTAACTATTGACCACAATCGCGCATGGCAAGTATGTCAAAAATTAGATGTAAATAAAATGAATAAAGCTGCTGAATACCTAATAGGAAAACATGATTTTTCTAGCTTTCGCGCGAAAGACTGCCAGGCAAAAAATCCAATAAAGACGATCGATAATATAGAAATATTACAAGATAATTATAATATTAACATAGCAATATCAGCACGTTCTTTTTTGCATAATCAGGTTAGAATAATCGCTGGTACTCTTGTAGAATGCGGAAGGAATCGCTTATTACCAGAGGAAATCTTAAGCATTTTAAAACAATGTAAAAGAAGTGCAGCTGGTACTACAGCACCACCATATGGATTGTATTTAATGAGAATAGATTATTAA
- a CDS encoding patatin-like phospholipase family protein yields MTKYVLSIDGGGIRGIIPAIVLAEIERRTKKTISQIFNLMAGTSTGGIIAAALCKKTEEGKSQYYANDCVNLYQEYGSYIFDSSPIKKLISWVDDAEYSNKNIEYMLDQYFGDSTIANVTNNLLLTSYDIYNCCPFLFKSWKEDSNFIKLQDALRATTAAPSYFIPKSLKIDEIDRVLVDGGVFANNPATCAYADSKKLFPNDNIVILSIGTGMTKDPITYASSEEFGKVTWVKHLLNILYSSESDSTDYQLNEIMNNRYIRIQSQLKIASHALDDVTPQNIQNLKQEAQIMIESNQKAIDDFCQIVT; encoded by the coding sequence ATGACAAAATACGTTTTATCAATTGATGGTGGCGGAATTAGGGGTATCATACCAGCTATTGTTCTTGCAGAAATAGAGCGGAGAACAAAAAAAACTATCTCCCAAATCTTTAATTTAATGGCAGGAACTTCTACAGGGGGTATTATTGCAGCTGCGCTCTGTAAAAAAACTGAAGAAGGTAAGTCTCAATACTATGCTAACGATTGTGTTAATCTTTATCAAGAATATGGATCTTATATCTTTGATTCTTCACCTATTAAAAAGTTAATTAGTTGGGTTGATGATGCAGAATATTCAAATAAAAATATTGAATATATGCTTGATCAGTATTTTGGTGATAGTACCATTGCTAATGTGACAAATAATCTATTACTAACTAGTTACGATATATATAATTGCTGTCCATTCCTTTTTAAAAGTTGGAAAGAAGATAGTAATTTTATAAAGTTACAAGATGCCTTAAGAGCAACTACAGCTGCACCATCTTATTTTATACCTAAATCCCTTAAAATTGATGAGATAGACAGAGTGTTAGTAGATGGGGGGGTATTTGCTAATAATCCAGCTACTTGTGCATATGCTGATAGCAAAAAACTATTTCCTAATGATAATATAGTTATTTTATCTATCGGTACTGGTATGACAAAAGATCCTATAACATATGCAAGCTCAGAGGAATTTGGCAAGGTAACTTGGGTTAAGCATCTGTTAAATATACTGTATAGCAGTGAATCAGATTCGACAGATTATCAATTAAATGAAATTATGAATAATAGATATATTAGAATACAATCTCAGCTAAAAATTGCATCTCATGCATTAGATGATGTTACTCCACAAAACATTCAAAACTTAAAGCAGGAAGCACAGATAATGATTGAAAGCAATCAAAAAGCAATTGATGACTTTTGTCAAATAGTAACTTAA
- a CDS encoding DUF721 domain-containing protein yields the protein MSKIEIRLLLNWRNIVGSEISKASEPEKVVFYQNSNSGILHLLVTNSSMALQIQHLSLLIIEKITVFFGYKAVYDIKIKQRPAYLF from the coding sequence GTGAGCAAAATTGAAATTCGCCTTCTGCTAAACTGGAGGAATATTGTTGGCAGTGAAATATCTAAAGCTAGTGAGCCAGAGAAGGTTGTATTTTACCAAAACTCAAACTCTGGCATACTTCATTTACTTGTAACAAACAGCAGTATGGCCTTGCAAATTCAACATCTTAGTTTGCTTATAATAGAAAAAATTACTGTTTTTTTTGGTTATAAAGCGGTTTATGATATTAAAATTAAGCAAAGACCAGCTTATTTGTTTTAA
- the trmB gene encoding tRNA (guanosine(46)-N7)-methyltransferase TrmB codes for MHEEIRIIKSFARRSTLKESDKELLDKYVVNNSEEWIEKTIFQKRVWLDIGFGSGKNTAFQAVGNQDVIIIGCEPYLKGVSSLLKKIEQNNIKNILIWPDDVKKIIVNIADCILEKIFILFPDPWQKRAHNKRRLINAEFLKLLAKKMISKGEVIISTDYPEYAKWMQKEIEKSSAFTYTKINENEVENYAKTKYHKKAIKEQVIFFKLVYDCQI; via the coding sequence ATGCATGAGGAAATAAGAATTATTAAATCATTTGCAAGAAGATCAACTCTAAAAGAAAGCGATAAAGAGCTATTGGATAAATATGTGGTTAATAATAGTGAAGAATGGATAGAAAAAACAATTTTTCAAAAGAGGGTTTGGTTAGATATTGGTTTTGGTAGTGGTAAAAATACCGCTTTCCAAGCAGTAGGAAATCAAGATGTTATAATAATAGGCTGTGAACCTTATCTTAAGGGAGTATCTTCTTTATTAAAAAAAATAGAGCAAAACAATATAAAAAATATTCTAATATGGCCAGATGATGTCAAAAAAATAATAGTCAATATTGCCGATTGTATCTTGGAGAAAATATTCATACTCTTTCCCGATCCATGGCAAAAGAGAGCACACAATAAAAGAAGGTTAATCAATGCTGAATTCTTAAAACTTTTAGCGAAAAAGATGATATCAAAAGGTGAAGTAATTATATCTACTGACTACCCTGAATATGCAAAGTGGATGCAAAAAGAAATTGAAAAAAGCAGTGCGTTTACTTATACCAAAATCAATGAAAATGAAGTTGAAAACTACGCTAAAACAAAATATCATAAAAAAGCAATAAAAGAACAAGTAATATTTTTTAAGTTAGTCTATGATTGTCAAATATAG
- the tsaD gene encoding tRNA (adenosine(37)-N6)-threonylcarbamoyltransferase complex transferase subunit TsaD: MDKIVLAIETSCDETAVAVIKSNKQVLSHEILSQQEHKVYGGVFPEMASRAHMDNLEHLVKQAMKDIKFHDLDAVAATAGPGLIGGLIVGLMMAKGIANAADKPFIAINHLEAHALVVRLLHTVDFPFLLLIVSGGHCQFLVAQDVGKYTQLGTTLDDSLGETFDKVARVLGLQYPGGPIVESKALKGDGKKFNFPRALKKRPGCDFSFSGIKTSVRNLVHKIEINEENVCDICASFQECISDILIDRINNACSMLESLKIQNFVVTGGVAANNFLRSRIEECALQNNLNIFFPPNNLCTDNAVMVGWAGIERLQKNFINSLDFPPKAKWPLESLQNA, from the coding sequence ATGGATAAAATCGTTTTAGCCATAGAAACAAGCTGTGATGAAACTGCAGTAGCTGTGATAAAAAGTAATAAGCAAGTTTTATCACATGAAATTCTATCACAACAAGAACACAAAGTATATGGCGGTGTTTTTCCAGAAATGGCATCACGAGCTCATATGGATAATCTTGAGCATTTAGTAAAACAAGCAATGAAAGATATAAAATTTCATGACTTAGATGCAGTTGCAGCTACTGCAGGCCCAGGACTTATAGGGGGGTTAATAGTTGGGCTTATGATGGCTAAAGGAATAGCAAATGCTGCAGATAAACCTTTTATTGCTATTAATCATCTGGAAGCTCATGCACTTGTCGTCCGACTACTGCATACAGTGGACTTCCCTTTCTTACTTCTGATAGTATCGGGAGGGCATTGTCAATTTTTAGTTGCTCAAGATGTTGGAAAATATACTCAACTTGGAACAACTCTTGATGATTCACTTGGAGAGACGTTTGATAAAGTGGCAAGAGTTTTAGGTCTTCAGTACCCTGGAGGCCCTATAGTTGAAAGTAAAGCTTTAAAAGGAGATGGAAAAAAGTTTAATTTTCCCAGAGCACTCAAAAAACGCCCTGGTTGTGATTTCTCATTCTCTGGAATCAAAACATCAGTGAGAAATTTAGTGCATAAAATTGAAATAAATGAGGAAAACGTATGTGATATATGTGCTTCTTTTCAGGAATGTATAAGTGACATATTAATAGATAGAATTAATAATGCTTGTAGTATGCTAGAATCACTTAAGATACAAAATTTCGTTGTAACTGGCGGAGTTGCAGCCAATAACTTTCTTAGAAGTAGAATAGAAGAGTGTGCTCTGCAAAATAATTTAAACATATTTTTTCCTCCCAATAATTTATGTACTGACAACGCTGTTATGGTTGGATGGGCTGGGATTGAACGTTTGCAAAAGAATTTTATAAACTCACTTGACTTTCCACCAAAAGCAAAATGGCCACTGGAGAGCTTGCAGAATGCATGA
- a CDS encoding TAXI family TRAP transporter solute-binding subunit, giving the protein MRKYIKHFILLFTFIALMCTTHVHAKESKKKFLNIGTGSITGIYYPIGSTICRLLAQDSNKGKVICSVASTTGGAYNINSMRNDDFDIGIAQSDWEYIAYHGSGVSKLKPMHDLRLLFSMHKEYFTLVARKGSNINTVNDIKGRRVNIGAPGTGVRSMMTAFMDVNNWTKKDFAVASELKTSEQAQALCDNKIDVMADVIGHPNGTMQEVTYSCDTIFIPIDDENIERLQEKYPYYKSGVIPGNIYRGNPQSTKTIAVYASLLTKSNLDENIAYELVKNLMNNLDELRNISGALSNLQKEDMIKENFAPLHDGAKKYYQEIGLLK; this is encoded by the coding sequence TTGAGAAAATACATAAAACATTTTATACTACTATTTACTTTTATAGCTTTAATGTGCACCACTCATGTACATGCAAAAGAAAGTAAAAAAAAATTCTTAAATATAGGCACTGGTTCAATCACAGGCATTTATTATCCTATTGGTAGCACAATATGCAGACTTCTTGCACAAGATAGTAATAAAGGAAAAGTAATATGTTCAGTTGCCTCCACCACGGGAGGTGCATACAATATAAACTCAATGCGTAATGATGATTTTGACATCGGTATTGCCCAATCAGATTGGGAATATATCGCTTATCATGGCAGTGGAGTTTCAAAGCTAAAACCAATGCATGATTTAAGGCTCCTTTTTTCAATGCATAAAGAATACTTTACTCTTGTAGCTAGAAAAGGCTCTAACATTAATACAGTTAACGATATAAAGGGCAGAAGAGTAAATATAGGCGCACCAGGAACTGGAGTTAGGAGCATGATGACAGCATTTATGGATGTAAATAATTGGACAAAAAAAGACTTTGCTGTAGCGTCAGAGCTTAAAACATCTGAACAAGCACAGGCATTATGTGATAATAAGATAGATGTAATGGCAGATGTAATTGGGCATCCAAATGGCACTATGCAGGAAGTAACGTATTCTTGTGATACTATATTTATCCCTATAGATGATGAAAATATAGAGAGATTACAAGAGAAATATCCTTATTATAAATCTGGAGTAATTCCAGGTAATATATACAGAGGGAATCCACAAAGCACAAAGACTATCGCTGTTTACGCATCTTTGCTGACGAAATCTAATCTCGATGAGAATATAGCATATGAATTAGTAAAAAACTTAATGAATAATTTAGATGAATTAAGAAATATAAGTGGAGCATTGAGTAATCTACAAAAGGAAGATATGATAAAGGAAAATTTTGCACCACTACATGATGGAGCAAAAAAATATTATCAAGAAATAGGATTACTTAAATAG
- a CDS encoding triosephosphate isomerase yields the protein MSFLIIANWKMNGSRSSFTNFIRNLNERFQSTKIELVICPPFTALPDNTELTPHIKIGAQNCHYEEKGAYTGEISAKMLSDLGCSYVILGHSERKLLCGETDDKIRSKAYAALAAGLHPIICIGETLLEREKEKTEEILLKQCRDCLPHEEEYRGKYTVAYEPVWAIGQKSISDISLITETIEIIQPNVKSQIIYGGSVNLINVEELVCTNKLSGFLIGSASLNFNEFFDIIKKVESLL from the coding sequence ATGTCTTTTTTAATAATTGCCAATTGGAAAATGAACGGTTCACGTTCATCGTTTACAAATTTTATACGGAATTTAAACGAGCGTTTCCAAAGCACAAAAATTGAGCTAGTTATATGCCCACCATTTACTGCGCTGCCAGACAATACTGAGCTAACGCCTCATATCAAAATAGGTGCACAAAACTGTCACTATGAAGAAAAAGGTGCTTATACTGGAGAGATAAGTGCCAAAATGTTATCTGACCTAGGTTGTAGTTATGTAATACTGGGGCATTCTGAAAGAAAGTTACTATGTGGAGAAACAGACGACAAAATAAGATCCAAAGCCTATGCTGCTTTAGCAGCTGGGCTTCATCCGATTATTTGCATAGGAGAAACACTACTTGAGAGAGAAAAAGAAAAAACTGAAGAAATCTTATTGAAGCAATGCAGAGATTGCTTACCACACGAAGAAGAATACAGAGGTAAATATACAGTAGCTTATGAGCCAGTTTGGGCAATAGGGCAAAAGTCCATATCTGATATTTCTTTAATTACTGAAACCATAGAGATAATTCAACCTAACGTTAAGTCGCAAATTATATATGGTGGTTCTGTCAATTTAATAAATGTTGAAGAATTAGTCTGTACAAATAAACTGTCAGGATTCTTAATTGGCAGTGCTAGCTTGAATTTTAATGAATTCTTTGATATTATAAAAAAAGTTGAAAGTCTTTTATAA